Sequence from the Chloroflexaceae bacterium genome:
GACCTGATCTGGCGGGCGCTGGCCACGGGCGCGCGGGCGCGCTACGTGGCCGAGGCCGCGGTGGTGCATCACCACCGCGTGCGCCTGGGGGCGCTGCTGCGCCGCCGCGCCGACTACGCCTCCTCGGAGGCCGACCTGCAACGGCGCCACCCCGCGGGCCGGCGCACCATGGCCCTCCCGCGGATGGCCCTGGCGTTCCTGGCGGCCCTGATCGCCGTCTGGAGCGCCCCGGCCCTGGCCGGGTTGCTCGGCGCCGGCATTGCCGTGGCCCTGGCGCGGGAAGTCGGGCGCAAGCAGCGCGAACTGCGGCGGCACGGCGTAAGCCTGCCCTGGGGCCGGGTGAGCGCCGCGGTGCTGCTGCAACATCGGGCCGCGTTCTACCACCTGGGGGCCAATGTCACCCGCTACTACAGCCTGCCCCTGCTGGCCCTGGCCCTGCTCTGGCGCCCCTTGCTGCCGGCGCTGCTGCTGCTGTGTCTTACCCCGCCGACGCTCGACTACTACCGCCTGCGCCCGCGGCTCAGCCTGCCGTTGTTCATTGGATTGTACTGGCTGGAACTTGGCGCCTACCAGCTTGGCGTCTGGCGCGGCTGCCGGGAGCGTCGCACCCTGCGCCCCCTGGCGCCGGCTCTGGTGTAAGGATGGCACAAATCTTTTTTACAGGCTGGTTTACCCCCGTGGACGCAACCTTGAAGGTTGCGCTGCCGCTCTTGATTCGGTGGAAACCCTGTCGCACTGCAATCGTCTACCGCTAGCACAAGGAGGCACCTATGACCCTCGGCGGCTTCGCCAATCGCATCGCCCACGTGGACCTCTCCGCCGGCACGGTGGAGTACCGCGGCATTCCGGAGGCCTGGGCCCGCAAGTACATCGGCGCCCGCGGCCTTGGCGTCCGCTACCTGCTCGAAAACGGCCCCCAGGTCGACCCCCTCGGCCCCGACAACCTCCTCTGCTTTATGAACGGCCCCCTCACCGGCACCGAAGCCAATATGAGCGGGCGCATGGCCATCGTCACC
This genomic interval carries:
- a CDS encoding aldehyde ferredoxin oxidoreductase is translated as MTLGGFANRIAHVDLSAGTVEYRGIPEAWARKYIGARGLGVRYLLENGPQVDPLGPDNLLCFMNGPLTGTEANMSGRMAIVT